GACGGCGATTATAAAGCCGTGGTAAAACAGACACAAGGATGCGAGATTACCAAAGAAACCGTTTTTAATCTGCGCTATCCTAATGAAATGAATATCGCCATAGCTACTAATAGTGAGTTCCAGCAATGCGGCAGTACTACGGCAACATTAAAGATTACTTCGTTTAATGCTGTAATTCCAGACGGTCCAATCAGCATTTTAAACAATACCTACAATTACCAGTATCAATGGTTCAGAAATGGTGAACCGGTAGCAGGTGCCACTGGCCTGACCCTGACATTAAACAATCATAACGATACGGGCAGTTATACCTTACAGGTTACGATTCCTGATTATGCTGTCATTGTATCAAATGCCATTACTGTCAATTTGAGCTTTGCCAATGAAGTGGTTATCTCTACAAACGACATCCTTTGTTCATCAGAAACTACCGTTACGATAAGAAGTAATATCAACAGTCCTGAATATACCTATAAATGGTACAAACAAGGAAATGGAACTGTTATTGGAACTGAAAACTCACTCACCGTAAATAGTGCCGGAAATTACTTTCTGGTTGTAAGCTATCTGGATTGCACAATTACATCAAACACCCTTGAAGTCGTTCCGTTTGACATGTCACAGATAACCGTCGATTCCCCAAGAGACATCACGCTTATACTGGGCACATCAATTACATTGACAGCAAGCGGTGCTCATACTTATGAATGGTATTTTAACGATGAAATAGTTTCCAACGGGCCTTCTGTAACAATAGAAGAACCCGGAACCTACAAACTTATTGCCAAAGTGGGTGAATGTCAGGTGACCAAAGAATTTGTAGTTACCGGAATGGAAAACAACATGATGGCCATCCCGAATGTTGTAACTCCAAATGCCGATGGAATCAACGACACCTGGAACCTGCCTACCAAATATGTCAATAATGAAAATGTTGAAGTGGTCATTTACGGACCTGACGGTGCTATTGTTTTCAGGTCTACACGATATTTAAATAACTGGCCGGAAAGCTCCTTTACCTATTCCCTTAAAAACCCCGTGTACTATTATACTATCATGGAAGGCAACAAGATTACAGAACGAGGCTCAATAACAATTGTAAAATAATTAAATGATTAAAAATTACCTCGCTTTATCTTTTATTATTTTCTGCATCGCCTTTACTTCTGTAAAAGCGCAGGATGCCCCTGTGCTTACATTTAATATACCGTCACAGAACAATTTAAAATACAACCGCTTCCTATTGAACCCTACATTCTCTTTTGTCGGAGAAGACAATACGTATGTTTCATTATACCACAGAAACCAATGGATACAGTTTAAAGATTCGCCAAAAGTATATATGCTTGCCTATACCGGAAAATTTTCGGACAGAGCCGGATTTGGTTTTGGGCTCTATCAGCAAAATCTTGGCGTAATTGTAAGCTTTGGCGGAATTGCAAACTATGCCTACAATGTGAAGCTGAATGAAAATATGGACCTGACCCTTGGGTTTAATTTTGCATATTACAACAGTGGGGTAGACCGTAACAGGACAGTAACCGAAGAACCGGACCCTGTATTGTTGGCCATGCGTAACAATTCCCTGTTTAGCGTCAAGCCTGGTTTCAACCTCCGCTATCGCAATTTTAACTTTGGCGTCTATGCCGAAAACTTTATCGATTACGATTTTAAATCCAACAAACTGGCAAAAGATTATTCCGACAAGACTTTTTCAGCTCACCTCATGTATTCGCACCAGATGAGTTCACTGACAGACCTGTTTGAAGGAAGCAGTTTCAGACTGATGGCTCGTGGAAAAGTAAACCAGGAAAGTGATTTGGGGTTGAGCGGCTCCATGGTTATTGATTTCCCAAGATTTGGTTGGTTCCAAACCGGGATTGATGATTTTTATGGCGTTGGTGTTGGATTGGGATTCCATTTCACCAAAAGACTTTCTTTAGGCTATACCTATGAAAGGACTATCAAGGAAGGACTTGTTAATTTGGGCTCTACCCATGAAATCACCATGATTTTTTCTTTTCAGGACAGAATTCTGGCCCATAAAAAAACACTTACTGCAAAAGATACTTTGTCCCAAATTGAATCAATTGACAAAAAGATAGCCTCAAAAAAACCAAAAAACGGAAAACCTGAATTTGACAAAGAACTGGAACTGGAAAAACTACGCTTGCAAATGGACGACAGCAACATGCATCTTCTGGATATGCTGATGCAGGAAGATTCGCTGGAGAATATCCGCAAGGCAGAATTTGAGCAGAAGGTAAAAAATCTGATGGACTATGTCAAAAGAGAAAACGCAGCCAAAGAAGCCACTGCCAAACCAATTACACTCCGCAAATCAAAAACCGGTAAAAAGATCGTCCCAAAAACCATGGAGGATTTGAAGGATGCCGAAAACGGATATTATGTCGTATCAAAATCTGCTGACGGCAAAGATGTCATAGAACGCTATGAATCGCTTCCGGAAGCCTTAAAATCATACGAAAAGAAAAAATCAGGAAAGGAAAAAGACCTCTACATCATCCATGTAGACAATCCCGAAGAGCTCGGACTAAGTGAGAACCACAAGAACGTTGATAATAATTCCAAAAACAAAAATGATGAGACACAAGACAGCCAGGACAGTTCCGTAGAACAGTTCCTCAAAGATGAAAAAACGCAAAGAGAGTTAAGCGCCAAGACAGAAGAAGAAATCAAAGAATTCTATTCCAAGAAGACAACAAAGCCTCGGGAAGCTCCTAAGAAAGGCAACAAACTATCAGTAGCAGGACTGGAAACGGGCTACTACATTATCGCTAATGTTTTTGCCGCGCAGGAAAATACTGAAAAGTTCATGGAGAAAATGAGAAACAGAGGTATTGAAACGAGCTATTTTATAAACCCTAAAAACAATTTCAGATATGTCTACCTGAAAAAGCATTCCTCCTGGAGAGAAGCCTTAATTTCTTATTATTCAAATGTGGATAACTCCTACTTTGACCCTATTTGGATAATGAGCATTAACACCAATTAAACAAAAACAACAAATACCACTAAAAACAAAAACAATGCACCAGCTCCCAAACAATGTTCATAAGACAATCGTTCTGCTCGGATGTCTTATTCTAGCCTGTTTTAGCGCTCAGGCACAAGTACCTGTTCCTTTTACACCCAGACTCCAGAATGGAAGTATGAAAGTAAAAGGAGACATCATTTTCGTTGGAAATAACATTCTTAACAGAGCCGCAGCCAACAATGTTTCTGAAGCTAACATTCCTTATAACGGAACAAGTGATAACAACTCCTTCAATATGGAATACATCGATATTGACGGCGACCCATCTACTTTCAGTTCCAGTTCTGCCGATTTGGCTTTAGGAAATAGCTGTTCAAAAGTAGTCTATGCCGGATTGTATTGGGCATCGACCTATCCTTATGAGCGAAGCACGAATCAAAATTCCGAATGGCAGGGAACACCACGTTTCAACGACTGGAATCAGGTCAAATTTAAATTGCCTGGCGGCGCCTATATCAACCTTACGGCAGATAACAATCCTGACCCGGCCGGAGATGAAGATGCGATAATTTTTGACGGATATAATCCTTCAAACATTACTGCTTCTTTTAAAGATTCGCCTATCATCTGTTATAAAAACGTAACCAATTTGGTAAGAGGACTTGCGAACCCGAACGGAACCTATACACTTGCCAACCTACGTGCTGCAAAAGGACGCCGGTCAGGAGCAAGTTCTGCCGGTTGGGTAATGGTTGTTATTTATGAAAATCCAACCATGCCCGGAAAGTTTATTTCTACGTTTGACGGATATGCAGGGGTTCAGGGAAATGTAACTGCCGATATTAATATAAATGGCTTCGTTACACTTCCGGCTCCATTTCCTGTTCGTGCTAAACTTGGTGTAGGTGCTTTAGAAGGTGATGTCGGAATTACAAATGACAGGTTGCGAATCAAAGCAAATACGGTCGCTACTTTTACAGACGTTTCCAACACGCTGAATCCGGCCAACAACTTCTTTAATTCTACCATTACTAATAATAATGCCCAGGTCACAAACAGGAATCCTTATGGAACCAATACTCTGGGTCTGGATTTGGATATGCTCAATCTTTCCAATCCATTAAATGGAATAATCCCTAACAACGAAACCGGGGCAACCTTAAGACTACTAACATCGGGAGACGGATATGGTGCATTCCTGACTTCCTTTGCAGTAGAGGTCATTGAACCGGAAATAAAACTAGTCAAAACCGTAAGAGATATTAGTGGTAACAATATTGGCGGAGCCGATGTCAATCTTGGTCAGGTTTTAGACTATGTATTAACTTTCCAGAATATTGGAAACGACGACGCTCGAAATCTTACGATTAGAGACATTCTTCCAGAGAATACCTTTTTTAATTCTATCGATTTAAGCGGAGCTCCCGGGGTAACCTATGTTTATAACCCAACAACAGGGCAAGTGACGTTTACGGTGCCCAATAATCTTGTCGAAATTGGCGACCCCACCTATACTATCAAGATTCGTGTTCAGGTAGTAAATACTTGTAGCGAGCTGACCAATGCCTGTTCGAACATTATACAGAATCAGGCCTATACCACCTACCGCGGTGCCTTAAACAGCAATATTATTTCTGATGACCCAAGTGTGGCCGGATTGGATTCCTGCGGATTGGGAATACCTGGTCCTGCCAACTTCCTTGTTGATATTGATGAATGTGCTTTCAGAAGAACCGAAATTCTTTGTGGCGCTTCGGTAGTACTAACGGCAGGTTCCGGTTATGCTTCCTATCAATGGCATAACGCCAGTGGTACAGTTATCGGAAACACCCAGAGTATTACGGTGACCACTCCGGGGCAGTACTATGTAGTCAACACTCCTACTCCACCTTGTATTGGAATTACAGAATACATTACTGTAACCCGTTTTGGTACAAACCAAACCAATCCGGTACTGCCTTTTGCAGATGAAATTGTAACCTGTCCAAATGACGGAGAACAACTTCCAAACATATTTTTATGTGGATTAAACGACAGCCGATTCATCCAGACTAACATTACCAATGCCGTCAGCATTATTTGGGAGAAACTCAATGAGGCCAGTTGTCCGGCCGTGGGTATCGATAATTGTGCTAATAAAAATCCTTCCTGCGTTTGGACTCAGCAAGGAACCGGAACCAATTTTAATGTGACTCTTGCCGGGCAATATCGCGTAGTCATCAATTACCAAAACGGTTGTTTCAACAGGTATTATTTCAACGTTTATACCAACCTTTTGGATCCGCAATACATCGTCCAAAATATTACCTGTAACACTACCGGAAAGATTACGGTAACTAATGTCCCTTCAACCTATGAATTCCAACTGGTTAACCAAAATACGGGAGCTGTTTTGGTGCCTTACCAAAGCAGTCCGATTTTCCCGATTACTCAGGCCGGCTCTTATTTGGTGCAAATCAGGCAACAGGGCGTTACAGACGGTTGCGTCTTTGTTATTACTGAAATAGGCGTATCAGACCTAAACTTCCAGGTAAATGTGATCACCAAAAATACTTCCTGTAACGGATTTGGAAGCATCAGACTGCAGGCTCTAAATGTAAGACCACAATATTATTATTCCATCTCGGGTCCAAGCACGCTGAATGTAGGGCCTTTGACAGACAATGATTATGTTTTCCAGAATCTGAATCCGGGAACCTATACCGTTACAGTAAGAACTGATGACGGCTGTACGTTTACCAGTACAACTACTATTCAGGACAATAGTAACCTTAACCTGAATGCGACTATTCTCCAGAACGTTTCATGTACACCGGGCAAAATCAAATTGACCCCTTCCGGTGGTGAAGCACCTTATGTATATGCCATTTACAGCATCAACGGAATATTGCAGAATCCTACAGCAGGTGATTATACCGATATTGACACTTTTGAAATTCCTATTGGCCAGGAAGGAACCTATGTTTTCATTATGGTAGACAACAACAACTGTACGGCATTATCAAATCCGGTAACCATTCAAAATCTTCCCGATGTTGTATTTACTACCAGTTTTGAAAATATAAAATGTAACGGGGCCAACGATGGAAGTATACGATATAACATAACAAACACGAATGGTTTTTCATATTCTTTTGAATTAATGAATGCTTCCGGAAATCTAATCCGTACGAATACATCTGGTATTTTTAACGGACTTGCCCCTGGAAATTATACGGTTTATTTTATCCAGTACGGTCCCACAATATGTGAATTCCCTGCCAATTTTACATTGACAGAACCGGCAGCCCTTACCGGAGCTATAACCCAAACACAACCTTACAACTGTATCACCAATAGCGCAACCATAAGCATTACTGCCGGAAGCGTAACCGGCGGAACACTTCCTTATGAATACAGCATTGACGGAATTAATTTTGGTACTGCAACATCGTTTACCGGATTAACAGCAGGAACCTATACTGTTACTGTCAGAGATGCTAATGGCTGTACATTCAGAACAAACGCAATTACAATCAGTCCGTTGTCGCCTCCTACAAATATCCAATTTGCGGCAACAGCACCAACGTGCCCTGCTTTGACCTCCAACGTAACTCTTACAGTAACTGGCGGAACAGGACCATTTGTTTATGAAATCACTGCACCGGCGGCTGCAATAGCAAACAATGGAAATAATGCTGTATTTTCCGGGCTGGCTCCGGGAACTTATACTTTTAAGGTAACGGATGCCAACGGATGTTCTTTTACCAGAAATTACACAATCAATCAGGTAACACCAATTGCCGTAAATATTTTGGAAAAAGGAGATTCAGCCTGCTTTGACCCTGCAACAGCAACTGGTTATGTGAATTATATTGTAAGCGGATTCACAACAACATATAACTATATCATCAGGAACAGTTCAGGCACAATCATTTCCTCCGGAACCAATGTTTCAACGAGTAACATTTCAACCGGAGCTATCCTTTCTGCTGAAACTTATACAATTACTGTAACCGACAATACCACTAACTGTACTGCTACGGTAACTCAGATAATCAACAGTCCACCATCTGAACTTAACGTCACACTTACCGTAAATCCGATTACCTGCACAGGTGGCGGAAGTGTAATCGTTACAGCAACAGGCGGTTGGGGCAACAACTACCAGTACTTATTGATCGCATCTGACGGAACCCAAATGGGCTATCAATCGAGTCCGGTTTTCAATAACGTGACATCGCCTGGTAATGGCTTGGTTTATATATTGGACTCAATGGTCTGTCAGAAGATAGTACCATTCACTATGACCGTGGCAACACCTCCTGTAATTTCTATAAATGCTTCTTCTGATTTGTGTTATGACACGACAAACAGAGCTACCATAAGCGTAGCTGTAACAGGAGGGACAGCCCCTTTTTCGTATACGATAAACGGGGGAGGCAATCAGTCATCGGGTACATTTGCCAATCTGACGCCGGGAACCTATACCATTAAAGTAACAGATGCAAACGGTTGTACCGATACTGTTACGCAAACGATAAACCAGCAACTTACAACCGTTTCAATATTGGATAAAGGTCTGGATTGTACAAGCAGCCCAGATGCAGAAATAGATATCACTATCAACGGCGGACAAGCTCCTTATTCTTATCAGACATCTGTTAACGGAGGAGCATACGGAGCCATTACTCCGGTTGTTGGGTCGGTAATAAATTATACTACAGCTACACCGGGAACATATCAGTTCCAGATTACAGACAACATTGGCTGTGTCGTACGTACAAACATGGCAACAATAGCACCGCTGTCAAATCCTTCCATACTTTCAGTAACCCAAACACAAAACATTCTGTGTAATGGCGATAATAGTGGAGCGATTGCTGTAGCCATAGACAATACCGCCGGAGTAGCACCAATAGCTATTTCTGTAGTAAATACGACTACAGGTACAAACTTTGGCTCACAAACTTCAGGTTTGCCTGCAGGAAATTATACGATTACCATTACCGACAGTAATTCATGTACCGATACCGAAACGATTACTTTAACACAACCAAATCCTATTACATACAACGTTTCAACTGTTGACATTACTTGTAATAATCCGGGAGGAACATCCTATGGGGAGATTATCGTTCGAAATTTAGCCGGAGGAACCGGACCTTTCACCTATCATGTAAGCAATAACTTTGGCTATTCAGATACCTATAATGCTACAGCAGGAGAAGACCATTCTTTCCAAATTCTGGCTTTCGGTATCTATCAGGTTGATGTAATCGACGCCAATGGCTGTTCGGTTGTCACAAACAATATTATTATTGCTTCACCGCCAGATGACTTATTAATAGATGTGTCAGCCGTGACAGCAGACTGTTTAAATGGTGGAACAGCTAAAATTACAGTAACCTCTGCCGTGAGTAGCGGTAACTTCCAGTTTGCAATTTTAGAATACAACACCATTCCTTACTCTAACAATTATCAGCCTGCTGACCCGGGAACTCCTGAAACAACAACTTTCACAGGATTAACTCCCGGAGTAACGTATACGTTTGTGGTGTATGATGTGGTAACACAATGTTACTATTTCAAATCGGCCAACCTTCCTATCGATTCACCTTCTAACCTGACGGCAACACTTGACGTTGTAAGCAATGTTTCATGTACAGGAAGCGCTAACGGAAATGTTTCATTCACGTTCAGCAATTATGATACCGGAGCAACTCAGGTAAATTATGAAATTTTTAATGCGCAGTCCAATACAAGTACAGGAATAACAGGCAGCTCTACAGCACTACCGGGAGGACCTGTTACGGTAAATAATTTTGGCACATTGCCTCCAGGAAACTATTATATTTTATTTACAGAAGTGGGAGGTGCATTCTCAGGATGTACCAATGCTTCACCAACATTTGCCATAAGCCAGTCTACCAATTTATTGCAGGTAACAGCTGTGGTGACTAAAAATGACAACTGTAATGCCAATGCCGGACAGATTACGGCAACAGGACAATACGGAACAGCTCCTTACCAATACCAACTGGTAGCTGCAGGAGGTCCGGCACCAACTGCGACGACATGGACAGGAACATCGGCCAATGTTTTCAATACCGAAGGAGGCAACTATACAGTATATATCAAAGATGCAAACAATTGTATTCAGTCGGCTCCAATCACATTACCAACTGATACAACTCCTGTAATTACTGCTGTTGTTACCAACCAATGCGGTACTTCAGAAGGAAGTTTTTCTATACAGGTAGATAGAACGGTTAACGGCGTGGCTCCTTACTCTTACAGCATAAACGGAGGAACATTCCAAAATCAGGCGGCTGCTTCATTTACTTATAACAATCTTTCTTCAGGAAGTTATACCATCCAGATAAAAGATGCCAACGGTTGTGGAAATACAGTAACCTTACAAATTTTCGTTCCGTTAAACCTTACTCCGGCAGCCACATTGCAACCTAGCTGTGCCAATAACGATGGAGAAATTACAGTTACCCCTTTTGGAGGTTCAGGCAATTATGAATACGAACTTCAGGACGGGTCAGGCAATACTATTGTTGCTGCTCAGCCAACAGCAAACTTTACCGGATTGGCTGCAGGAAACTATATTGTAGTAATTCACGATACGACTTCAAACTGTAATGAACAGGCAGCAATATCATTAGAAGTTCCTACTCCTGTAACCTTCACCACAAGCTCTGAAAATGTAAGCTGTAATGGTGGCTCTAATGGAGTAATTACAATAACATTGCCGGCTTCAAACGACAATCCACCTTATACCTATACGGTTAATGACGGAACCAATCCGGCTATAACGCAGAACTCTCCTGTGTTTACCGGATTGGCAGCAGGAACTTATACCGTTACTGTAACGTCTGGAAAAAATTGTTCAGATGTTCAAACTGTAACCATTACTGAACCGTCACTTTTAGATATCAGTGCTTCAGCAACGGCCTTTGCTTGTAATACTTCCAATGTGGTGAATACTTCAACTATTACAGTAACTGTTGAAAATGACACAACAGGAAATCCTTCCGGAACAGCTCCCTATTTCTATAGTATTGATGGAACTAATTTCCAAAATACCAACACATTTAATATTATTGACAATGGAAGCACACAGAATATAACCGTAACGGTAAAAGACAGTAATAACTGTACACAAACCACAACGGTAATTATCAATCCTTTACCGGAAATAACAGCAGTTGCTGCAGTTCGCGGAACAGCAATTACCTGTACCAATGACGAATCTGTACAGATAAATGTAACGGGCGGTTCCGGAGATTTCACTTTTGATGTCTTGCCATTAGGGTCACAGGCATCTGTCACTCCGGGTCCGGGGAATAACTCCGCTACATTACTACTGACTCAGCCCGGAAGCTACACTTTCCAGGTCAAAGACAACGTAACCGGATGTTATATGCTTACCGTTCCTTACGAAATTCTGCCGTTTGACACGATTGAAGTAATAGCATCCAATCCTACCCCGGTAACTTGTTTTGGAGATTCGGACGGAACCCTTACCATTAACGTAACAGGATATACCGGTGCTTATTCATACAATGTTATCAATACAGCAGGAACAACCGTAGCAACAGGAAACGGAAGTACAGCAGTAAATCCGTTTACAATAAACGGCCTGACAGCAGGAAATCTTCATGTCGTAGTTACGGCAACTGATACACCTTTCTGTACGGAAGACTCAAACACCGTAACCGTTACTTCTCCTGATAGTCCATTACAGTTGACCGCTAATCAGACTGCCAATGTAACCTGTGACAACAATCAGGGAGAAATCACAGCCTCTGCCACTGGCGGATGGGGAACCTATCTATATGAATTAGTAAACAATACAACCTCAACAACTATTCAGGCGTATGCCGCCAATAGCTCCTTTACAGGTTTGGCTGCAGGAAATTATACTGTTTCGGTAAG
This portion of the Flavobacterium lindanitolerans genome encodes:
- a CDS encoding PorP/SprF family type IX secretion system membrane protein, which codes for MIKNYLALSFIIFCIAFTSVKAQDAPVLTFNIPSQNNLKYNRFLLNPTFSFVGEDNTYVSLYHRNQWIQFKDSPKVYMLAYTGKFSDRAGFGFGLYQQNLGVIVSFGGIANYAYNVKLNENMDLTLGFNFAYYNSGVDRNRTVTEEPDPVLLAMRNNSLFSVKPGFNLRYRNFNFGVYAENFIDYDFKSNKLAKDYSDKTFSAHLMYSHQMSSLTDLFEGSSFRLMARGKVNQESDLGLSGSMVIDFPRFGWFQTGIDDFYGVGVGLGFHFTKRLSLGYTYERTIKEGLVNLGSTHEITMIFSFQDRILAHKKTLTAKDTLSQIESIDKKIASKKPKNGKPEFDKELELEKLRLQMDDSNMHLLDMLMQEDSLENIRKAEFEQKVKNLMDYVKRENAAKEATAKPITLRKSKTGKKIVPKTMEDLKDAENGYYVVSKSADGKDVIERYESLPEALKSYEKKKSGKEKDLYIIHVDNPEELGLSENHKNVDNNSKNKNDETQDSQDSSVEQFLKDEKTQRELSAKTEEEIKEFYSKKTTKPREAPKKGNKLSVAGLETGYYIIANVFAAQENTEKFMEKMRNRGIETSYFINPKNNFRYVYLKKHSSWREALISYYSNVDNSYFDPIWIMSINTN